A DNA window from Maribellus comscasis contains the following coding sequences:
- a CDS encoding rhodanese-like domain-containing protein: MVPQPVKGEKGLVNVDTTWGIIQPMQVAKGVRTIDEIEVNEFREKGLPIIDARTPGFYDVSTILGAKNIPHNEITERMGELDRGQPSIFFCNGPQCPQSPWAIHNLLEAGFPPEKILYYRGGMHDWVTLGLPLENKKQ, encoded by the coding sequence ATGGTACCACAGCCGGTAAAAGGCGAAAAGGGCCTGGTAAATGTAGATACCACCTGGGGAATAATACAGCCTATGCAGGTTGCAAAAGGTGTGCGCACCATAGATGAAATAGAAGTAAATGAATTCCGGGAAAAAGGGCTCCCGATTATCGATGCCCGGACTCCCGGTTTTTATGATGTTTCCACCATCCTCGGTGCAAAGAACATCCCGCACAATGAAATAACCGAAAGAATGGGCGAACTGGACCGCGGCCAGCCGTCCATCTTTTTTTGCAACGGACCGCAATGTCCGCAGTCCCCTTGGGCAATCCACAATTTACTGGAGGCCGGTTTCCCACCCGAAAAAATACTGTACTATCGCGGCGGCATGCACGATTGGGTAACGCTGGGGTTGCCGTTGGAAAACAAAAAACAGTAA
- a CDS encoding SDR family NAD(P)-dependent oxidoreductase, whose amino-acid sequence MKKLENKTAVITGGAGSIGKETAALFLEEGAKVLLVDLDEKALEQTAAELGNENVSWCAADVSNTDDVKRYAEEAKKTLGSVDIFFNNAGIEGVVKPVTDYPEDEFDKVMAVNVKGVWSGNKYIVPLMADGGSIILSSSVAGLSGTPNVSAYVASKHAIIGLMRSLAYEVAEKKIRVNTINPSPVDNRMMRSLENGFAPGKGDEAKKGFEQTIPLGRYAKPEEIAKAVLFLAGDDSQFITGTTQVIDGGMNA is encoded by the coding sequence GTCATCACCGGTGGCGCAGGAAGCATTGGAAAAGAAACCGCCGCCCTGTTTTTAGAAGAAGGTGCAAAAGTTCTTTTGGTTGACCTGGACGAAAAGGCTTTGGAACAAACAGCAGCGGAACTGGGAAATGAAAATGTATCCTGGTGCGCAGCAGATGTATCAAACACAGATGATGTGAAGCGCTACGCCGAAGAAGCGAAAAAAACCCTTGGCAGTGTGGATATTTTTTTCAACAACGCAGGTATCGAAGGGGTAGTAAAACCGGTAACCGACTATCCTGAGGATGAGTTTGACAAAGTGATGGCGGTGAATGTGAAAGGAGTATGGTCGGGCAATAAATATATTGTTCCGCTTATGGCCGATGGTGGAAGCATCATTTTGAGTTCATCGGTTGCCGGCCTGAGCGGCACTCCCAATGTAAGTGCTTATGTAGCCAGCAAACACGCTATAATAGGTTTGATGCGAAGCCTGGCTTATGAAGTGGCAGAAAAAAAGATCAGGGTCAATACCATTAATCCTTCGCCTGTGGATAACAGAATGATGCGTTCACTCGAAAACGGCTTTGCGCCCGGAAAGGGTGATGAAGCAAAAAAAGGCTTCGAACAGACCATTCCGTTGGGCCGCTATGCCAAACCCGAAGAAATCGCAAAAGCGGTACTGTTTCTTGCCGGTGATGACAGTCAGTTCATAACCGGTACCACGCAGGTGATTGATGGAGGGATGAACGCGTAA
- a CDS encoding SHOCT domain-containing protein produces MMGGMGLWWIIGIVVLIAAIWPLGQRFNRNNSANQSSGKSALDILKERYAKGEIDKQEFEERKKDL; encoded by the coding sequence ATGATGGGAGGAATGGGCTTATGGTGGATAATAGGCATTGTTGTGCTGATCGCTGCTATCTGGCCGTTGGGGCAAAGGTTCAACAGGAACAACAGCGCTAACCAAAGCTCCGGCAAATCGGCACTCGATATTTTAAAAGAGCGTTATGCCAAAGGAGAAATTGATAAACAGGAATTTGAAGAACGTAAAAAGGATTTATAA
- a CDS encoding rhodanese-like domain-containing protein produces the protein MKKIIPTFIVFMVSFTLLYAGNRASEKLQEGEGVNKISASQLHEMMEKKDFILVNVHIPYAGEIPKTDILIPYDEIIEHLEKLPAKDQKIVLYCRSDRMSTIASEKLADEGYSNIYNLKGGMKAWKTAGYELINNPPSKTIRSGKK, from the coding sequence ATGAAAAAGATTATTCCAACATTTATTGTTTTTATGGTTTCGTTTACGCTGCTTTATGCTGGAAATAGAGCATCCGAAAAATTGCAGGAGGGTGAGGGCGTGAATAAAATTTCAGCGTCTCAACTTCATGAAATGATGGAGAAGAAAGATTTCATACTTGTGAATGTACACATCCCGTATGCCGGGGAAATTCCCAAAACGGATATATTAATTCCTTACGATGAAATTATAGAACACCTGGAAAAACTGCCCGCAAAAGATCAAAAAATTGTGTTGTACTGCCGGAGCGACCGTATGAGTACCATTGCCTCAGAAAAACTTGCGGACGAGGGATATTCAAATATTTACAATTTAAAAGGCGGCATGAAAGCATGGAAAACAGCGGGTTATGAGTTAATTAACAACCCACCATCGAAGACTATCCGTTCGGGCAAAAAATGA
- a CDS encoding copper-translocating P-type ATPase, which yields MDKQHNHQEPGNHKAHEHHEEHEHHDGHKHKDGNHGRQGGGSHDHHAMMIRDFRKRFWVSTIISIPILVFSTMIQNFLGYQWLLPGNKYILLILSTFVYFWGGWPFLKGFYEEIKAKGPGMMTLISMAISVAYFYSAATVFGLKGEDFFWELVTLIDIMLLGHWLEMKSVLGASKALQLLVSMMPAEAHRVKGDQVEDVKLEELQKNDIILIKPGEKVSADGIIVDGSSYLNESMLTGESKPVKKEKDDKVIGGSINGNGSLKVKVVGTGKDSYLNKVIKMVEEAQKSKSKMQNLSDRAAKWLTYIALTIGFGTLTVWLLLGYDFVFALERMVTVMVIACPHALGLAIPLVVAISTAVSAQNGLLIRNRTAFEESRKITTLLFDKTGTLTTGVFGVARYESINKAIKKEEMFRLAGALEQNSEHPIAVGIINKLKELKVSIPNAEKFNAITGKGVEARVEGKQVKVVSPGYLKEKNWEMPEGSVSSEAETVVFVIVDEKITGYIALSDAIRPESREAIKTFKDNNIKTFMATGDNERVAKAVASELGLDGYFAEVLPHNKVEIVKDLQGKGEFVAMTGDGVNDAPALAQANVGIAVGSGTDIAAETADIVLVNSNPKDIANLILFGKATYNKMIQNLIWATGYNTVAIPLAAGVLYSAGFVLGPAVGAVFMSLSTIIVAINAQFLKRKMKK from the coding sequence ATGGATAAGCAACACAATCATCAGGAGCCCGGAAACCACAAGGCGCATGAGCATCATGAAGAACACGAACATCATGACGGGCACAAGCATAAAGACGGTAATCACGGCAGGCAGGGTGGCGGGTCGCACGATCACCATGCCATGATGATCCGGGATTTTCGCAAACGGTTCTGGGTTTCAACCATCATTTCAATCCCAATCCTGGTTTTCTCAACCATGATCCAGAATTTTTTGGGTTACCAGTGGCTACTCCCGGGCAACAAATATATTCTGCTGATCCTTTCTACCTTTGTTTATTTCTGGGGAGGCTGGCCTTTTCTAAAAGGGTTTTATGAGGAGATAAAAGCCAAAGGCCCCGGAATGATGACATTGATATCAATGGCTATTTCTGTCGCTTATTTTTACAGTGCTGCGACTGTATTTGGACTTAAAGGAGAAGATTTTTTCTGGGAGCTTGTTACATTGATCGACATCATGTTATTGGGCCACTGGCTGGAAATGAAATCGGTACTGGGGGCATCAAAAGCCCTTCAACTGCTGGTAAGCATGATGCCTGCCGAGGCACACCGGGTGAAAGGCGATCAGGTGGAAGATGTAAAACTGGAAGAACTCCAAAAAAATGATATCATCCTTATCAAACCCGGAGAGAAAGTATCGGCTGACGGGATTATCGTGGATGGCAGCAGTTACCTGAACGAGTCGATGCTTACAGGCGAATCAAAACCGGTAAAAAAGGAAAAGGACGATAAAGTGATCGGGGGGTCCATTAATGGCAACGGATCGTTGAAAGTAAAGGTTGTGGGCACCGGCAAGGACAGTTACCTTAATAAGGTGATAAAAATGGTTGAAGAGGCACAAAAAAGCAAGTCAAAAATGCAGAACCTTTCCGACAGGGCGGCTAAATGGCTTACTTACATTGCCCTTACCATTGGTTTTGGAACTTTAACCGTGTGGCTGTTGCTTGGCTACGATTTTGTTTTTGCCCTGGAACGGATGGTCACGGTCATGGTTATTGCCTGTCCGCACGCACTGGGCCTGGCCATACCGCTGGTGGTGGCTATTTCAACGGCCGTGTCGGCACAAAACGGCTTGCTGATACGCAACCGTACTGCTTTTGAAGAATCAAGAAAAATCACTACACTTTTGTTTGATAAAACAGGAACATTGACAACGGGTGTTTTCGGCGTTGCCAGGTATGAATCGATAAACAAAGCAATAAAAAAAGAAGAAATGTTCCGCCTGGCCGGCGCTTTGGAGCAAAACTCGGAACACCCGATTGCCGTTGGCATTATAAATAAACTGAAAGAATTGAAAGTCAGTATCCCTAATGCTGAAAAGTTCAATGCCATCACCGGAAAAGGCGTTGAAGCCCGGGTTGAAGGAAAGCAGGTGAAAGTAGTAAGCCCCGGTTACTTAAAAGAGAAAAACTGGGAAATGCCCGAAGGTTCCGTTTCAAGCGAGGCGGAAACAGTGGTGTTTGTGATTGTTGATGAAAAGATTACGGGTTATATAGCGCTGTCAGATGCCATTCGCCCCGAAAGCAGGGAAGCCATCAAGACATTTAAAGATAACAATATCAAGACATTTATGGCTACCGGCGATAACGAAAGGGTGGCCAAAGCGGTTGCATCCGAACTCGGGTTGGATGGTTATTTCGCTGAAGTTTTACCCCACAATAAGGTGGAGATTGTAAAAGATCTGCAGGGCAAGGGCGAGTTTGTGGCCATGACCGGCGACGGCGTAAACGATGCACCGGCGCTGGCACAAGCCAATGTAGGCATTGCAGTAGGATCGGGAACGGATATAGCGGCTGAAACTGCCGATATCGTTCTTGTAAACAGCAATCCAAAAGATATTGCCAACCTGATCTTGTTTGGTAAAGCGACCTACAACAAAATGATCCAAAACCTTATTTGGGCTACCGGGTATAATACTGTGGCCATCCCACTGGCCGCAGGTGTTTTATACTCTGCGGGCTTTGTGTTGGGACCTGCTGTCGGTGCTGTATTCATGAGCTTGAGCACCATCATTGTTGCCATCAATGCGCAATTCTTAAAACGTAAAATGAAAAAATAA
- a CDS encoding class I fructose-bisphosphate aldolase, with protein sequence MINRIEKIKEYLGDSRDDLLTHKCKTVTVDQLTLPGPDSLDKVFTESDRSVQVLKSLASIYNHGRLGGTGFLSILPVDQGIEHTAGSSFAPNPMYFDPENIIKLAIEGGCNAVATTFGGLALHARKYAHKIPFIVKINHNELLTYPYTYDQIMFGSVREAWNLGAAAVGATIYFGSAEANRQIQEVSEAFEEAHGLGMGTILWCYTRNSAFKTVDRDYHTAADLTGQANHIGVTIKADLIKQKLPETNGGFRDLKFGKTDPAMYDKLATNHPIDLCRYQVISNYMGKIGLINSGGASSGASDFAEAVRTAVINKRAGGTGLISGRKAFQRPFKEGVQLLNIIQDVYLSEDITIA encoded by the coding sequence ATGATAAACAGGATAGAAAAAATCAAAGAATACCTGGGTGATTCCCGGGATGATTTATTAACACATAAGTGTAAAACAGTAACAGTAGACCAGCTTACGCTTCCCGGTCCTGATTCTCTCGACAAAGTTTTTACAGAAAGCGACCGCAGCGTACAAGTGCTGAAAAGCCTCGCTTCTATTTATAATCATGGCAGGCTGGGCGGTACCGGTTTCCTGTCAATATTGCCTGTTGACCAGGGTATTGAGCATACAGCAGGCAGCTCTTTTGCTCCAAACCCGATGTATTTCGACCCTGAAAATATCATCAAACTGGCAATTGAAGGCGGGTGCAACGCAGTGGCCACTACCTTTGGGGGTCTGGCGTTACATGCCCGGAAATATGCGCATAAAATTCCCTTTATAGTAAAAATAAACCACAACGAATTATTGACCTATCCCTACACCTACGACCAGATTATGTTTGGGTCGGTACGCGAGGCCTGGAACCTGGGGGCGGCGGCTGTTGGAGCCACTATTTACTTTGGCTCTGCAGAGGCCAACCGTCAGATACAGGAAGTGTCGGAGGCTTTTGAGGAGGCACACGGGCTGGGAATGGGAACTATTTTGTGGTGTTATACACGAAACAGTGCCTTTAAAACAGTAGACAGGGATTACCACACCGCAGCCGATCTTACCGGACAGGCTAACCATATTGGTGTAACCATTAAGGCCGACCTGATCAAACAAAAACTTCCTGAAACTAATGGAGGATTCCGTGATCTCAAATTTGGAAAAACTGATCCGGCGATGTATGATAAGCTTGCCACCAATCACCCTATTGATTTATGCCGTTACCAAGTGATCAGCAACTATATGGGAAAAATCGGTTTGATCAATTCGGGGGGCGCCTCTTCAGGAGCGTCCGATTTTGCGGAGGCAGTGCGCACTGCCGTGATCAACAAAAGAGCGGGGGGTACCGGGCTGATTTCAGGAAGAAAGGCTTTCCAACGCCCGTTTAAGGAAGGTGTCCAATTACTGAATATCATACAGGATGTTTATCTTTCAGAAGATATTACCATTGCATGA
- a CDS encoding MFS transporter, whose protein sequence is MSNLLLNKKFIVLLVCLFVVMTGYGILLPVLPFFIERLVASAGNGNTDISFHFSILTAIYPFALVFTAPFWGKVSDRTGPRALIILGLGGYSLMQIMIAFSTNLIMLYAARILGSLLSSFLVPVVNAYISDITTKEKRTRAIAWAGTAASAGVITGPGISGLLINNNLHFRWQSGHWMIDRFSVPFLALAILGVITLVASLFVLKRTKRVPATARRNLTFQIFPKGKWKSMGELLILSLIIQFAITLFESVFILYGKDVRNYSASFIGIGLLVCGLVMAILQPVIAKWGPLIFRNIKKQILYGFLIAGAVLMLFVWGQDNWFLITAIALFGLGTSLVIPNLIALISLQERESSGWALGMQSSFSGIGQIGGPLLGTAIYTLNRSAPFYIAGGLLVLVAFIQFNKK, encoded by the coding sequence ATGAGTAACTTATTGCTAAATAAAAAATTTATCGTTTTACTGGTCTGTTTGTTTGTGGTAATGACCGGTTACGGGATTTTGTTACCGGTGCTGCCCTTTTTTATCGAACGGCTGGTAGCATCTGCCGGGAACGGTAATACCGACATATCCTTCCATTTTAGTATACTCACGGCTATTTATCCCTTTGCCCTGGTATTCACAGCGCCCTTTTGGGGGAAGGTTTCCGATCGGACAGGTCCCAGGGCGCTTATTATCCTTGGACTTGGAGGTTACTCGCTTATGCAAATTATGATTGCCTTTAGTACCAACCTCATCATGCTTTACGCCGCGAGAATTTTGGGCAGCCTGCTTTCTTCTTTTCTGGTACCGGTGGTCAACGCTTACATCAGCGACATTACTACCAAAGAAAAACGCACCCGGGCCATAGCCTGGGCAGGAACTGCCGCAAGTGCCGGTGTAATTACCGGACCCGGTATAAGCGGCTTGCTCATCAATAACAACCTGCATTTCAGATGGCAGTCCGGCCACTGGATGATTGACCGTTTTAGTGTGCCCTTTCTGGCTCTCGCTATTTTAGGCGTCATCACCCTGGTGGCTTCCCTGTTTGTTTTGAAACGCACAAAAAGAGTACCTGCAACTGCGCGGCGAAACCTGACTTTTCAAATATTCCCGAAAGGGAAATGGAAAAGTATGGGCGAATTACTGATATTATCATTGATCATACAATTTGCAATAACTTTATTTGAGTCTGTTTTTATTCTCTATGGTAAGGATGTTAGAAATTATTCGGCTTCATTTATCGGTATCGGGTTGTTGGTTTGTGGCCTTGTAATGGCCATTTTACAGCCCGTAATTGCAAAATGGGGCCCGTTAATTTTCCGAAACATTAAAAAACAGATATTATATGGGTTCCTGATAGCCGGGGCAGTTTTGATGTTATTTGTTTGGGGCCAGGACAACTGGTTCCTTATCACAGCCATAGCGCTTTTCGGTTTGGGCACATCGTTGGTCATTCCCAACCTTATTGCCCTTATTTCCCTGCAGGAACGTGAATCTTCGGGCTGGGCTTTGGGGATGCAATCTTCCTTTAGCGGAATCGGGCAAATTGGCGGCCCCTTATTGGGAACAGCTATTTATACCTTGAATAGAAGCGCCCCTTTTTATATTGCAGGTGGCCTTCTTGTTTTAGTGGCATTTATTCAATTTAACAAAAAATAA
- a CDS encoding multicopper oxidase domain-containing protein, with protein sequence MKISFTFLFFALLIMAGNSALSKTDTTTYHLTLRQETVNKAGKDVMGMTINNSIPGPTLHFTEGDYAVIYVKNEMDEETSVHWHGILLPNFYDGVPYLNTPPILPGETQKYEFRLKQAGTYWYHSHTMLQEQSGVYGALVIEPQEKTLDYDKDLVLVLSDWTNEKPMNVLRNLKRGTEWYTIKKGTATPLNQVIARGALGAQLNFWKDRMEGADIADIYYEEFLINGEQSREYPNFEPGEKVRLRIVNAAASTAFWLSIGAGNPTLVAADGLRVEPYKTDKLFIAIAETYDFLVTVPQEGKIEFTATGQDGSGKTSAHIGTGQTIQAPVIPKPDKIKMMQQMSKMEMRMGAPAIKFRPKNDDPHHLRKNWGMIMPEMEGMEQEQRTKHDMQNADGHAMGNMQKTEKDTMQQIDADGRNMDMDMGGEGMYSEYHYNFLKALEKTTYPADAPVKEVLLNLTGNMQRYIWSMNGIPLSETDKILIKEGEITRITFNNLTMMHHPMHLHGHFFRVINENGEYSPLKHTVNVAPMQQLTVEFYGDEYGDWFFHCHILYHMMGGMARIFSYDTPRDPRLRGYPVSELIHETNRWYSWGLADVASHLTEVNLVTSNLRNQFNVNAEYGWNQNMEVEFTYERYLYDYFTVFAGVNMENELEDNLDKISTTAVAGFRWFTPYMFNLDVRIDNELRPRLAIGRELMLFPRLFVFGYYEYQMDFGWVNDLGENTCFAHETVWNAGAEYMLSRNFSLMASYDNRYGAGGGLSIRF encoded by the coding sequence ATGAAAATAAGTTTTACTTTTTTATTTTTCGCCTTACTTATAATGGCAGGAAATTCAGCTTTGTCCAAAACCGATACAACTACCTACCATCTAACCCTGCGTCAGGAAACCGTAAACAAAGCCGGCAAAGATGTGATGGGCATGACTATCAATAATAGCATACCCGGACCAACCCTGCATTTTACCGAGGGTGATTATGCAGTTATTTACGTTAAAAACGAAATGGACGAGGAGACTTCTGTACACTGGCACGGTATATTGCTCCCCAATTTTTACGATGGGGTACCTTATTTAAATACCCCACCCATATTGCCCGGCGAAACCCAAAAATACGAATTCCGACTTAAACAGGCAGGAACGTACTGGTACCATTCGCACACCATGTTGCAGGAACAAAGCGGGGTTTACGGCGCTTTGGTTATCGAACCGCAAGAAAAGACACTTGATTACGACAAAGATTTAGTATTGGTACTTTCGGACTGGACAAATGAAAAACCGATGAATGTGTTGCGGAATTTAAAACGCGGCACGGAGTGGTACACCATCAAAAAAGGAACAGCAACGCCGCTTAACCAGGTGATTGCCCGCGGAGCTTTGGGCGCCCAGCTCAACTTTTGGAAAGACCGCATGGAAGGAGCCGACATTGCCGATATTTATTATGAGGAATTCCTGATAAACGGTGAACAAAGCCGGGAATATCCCAATTTTGAACCGGGCGAAAAGGTGAGGTTGCGCATTGTAAATGCTGCCGCATCTACCGCGTTCTGGTTGTCGATTGGCGCTGGAAACCCCACCCTGGTCGCGGCTGACGGATTAAGGGTTGAACCCTACAAAACTGACAAACTGTTCATTGCCATTGCCGAAACATACGACTTCCTGGTAACCGTGCCACAAGAAGGCAAAATCGAATTCACGGCTACCGGACAGGACGGCTCGGGCAAAACCTCGGCACATATTGGAACCGGACAAACCATTCAAGCCCCGGTCATTCCCAAACCCGATAAAATAAAAATGATGCAGCAAATGTCCAAAATGGAAATGCGCATGGGCGCACCGGCCATAAAATTCAGGCCTAAAAACGACGACCCGCACCACCTCCGCAAAAACTGGGGAATGATAATGCCCGAAATGGAAGGTATGGAACAGGAACAAAGGACAAAACATGACATGCAAAACGCGGATGGGCATGCAATGGGAAATATGCAGAAAACGGAAAAAGATACGATGCAGCAAATAGATGCCGACGGCAGGAACATGGACATGGATATGGGCGGGGAAGGCATGTATTCCGAGTATCATTACAATTTCTTAAAAGCACTGGAAAAAACTACTTATCCCGCAGATGCGCCAGTGAAAGAAGTTCTGCTCAACCTCACCGGCAACATGCAACGTTACATCTGGAGCATGAACGGTATCCCGCTTTCAGAAACCGATAAAATACTTATCAAAGAAGGCGAAATTACCCGCATCACCTTTAACAACCTTACAATGATGCACCATCCCATGCACCTGCACGGGCACTTTTTCAGGGTCATCAACGAAAACGGGGAGTATTCCCCTCTGAAACATACCGTAAACGTGGCGCCCATGCAACAGTTAACCGTGGAGTTTTATGGCGATGAATACGGCGACTGGTTTTTTCATTGCCACATTTTGTACCACATGATGGGTGGGATGGCCAGGATTTTTAGCTATGACACACCGCGAGACCCACGTCTCAGAGGTTACCCGGTTTCCGAACTCATCCACGAAACTAACCGCTGGTATTCCTGGGGCCTGGCTGATGTGGCTTCGCACCTCACCGAAGTCAACCTGGTTACCTCCAACCTTCGCAACCAGTTTAACGTAAATGCAGAATACGGCTGGAACCAAAACATGGAAGTTGAATTTACCTACGAACGCTATCTATACGATTATTTCACTGTTTTTGCCGGTGTGAACATGGAGAACGAACTGGAAGACAACCTCGATAAAATTTCGACCACAGCCGTGGCTGGTTTTCGCTGGTTTACACCTTATATGTTTAATTTGGATGTCAGAATTGATAATGAGCTAAGGCCACGTCTCGCAATTGGGCGGGAATTGATGCTGTTTCCGAGGCTGTTTGTTTTTGGCTACTACGAATACCAAATGGATTTTGGATGGGTAAATGACCTCGGGGAGAACACCTGTTTTGCGCATGAAACCGTCTGGAATGCCGGGGCAGAGTACATGTTATCAAGGAATTTCTCGCTCATGGCCAGCTACGACAATCGCTACGGAGCTGGTGGTGGTTTATCTATTAGATTTTAA
- a CDS encoding type II glyceraldehyde-3-phosphate dehydrogenase: protein MKKVKVAINGYGVIGKRVAEAVALQDDMELAGVCDIITDWRIKIAVQRGYPVFAFNDDFRKQMENADIQVHGILSDLIKQADIIVDCTPKKIAAKNIEKYKEANLKFIVQGGEKHETTGHSFSAENNYETALGRESTRVVSCNTTSIVRTLTALKNAGLLKKARGTLLRRATDPWESHLNGIMNTLVPEKEIPSHQGPDAQTVDPDLDVITAAVKVPETLSHLHYWNVQLTREASKEEVLDAFRTSTRVAFINYGDGLSANNAIKELMMALNRPYGDMYEVALWEDMLKVQGDELFYAYVVDNQAIVIPETIDAIRAMTEIEKDFENSIRKTNKSLGIRQDF, encoded by the coding sequence ATGAAAAAAGTAAAAGTAGCCATCAACGGATATGGCGTAATTGGAAAACGAGTAGCGGAAGCCGTTGCCTTACAGGACGATATGGAACTGGCCGGGGTTTGCGATATTATTACCGACTGGCGGATAAAAATAGCCGTACAAAGGGGATACCCGGTATTTGCTTTTAATGACGACTTCAGAAAGCAAATGGAAAATGCAGATATACAGGTACACGGCATCCTTTCCGATCTGATAAAGCAAGCAGATATTATTGTGGATTGCACCCCGAAGAAAATCGCTGCCAAAAATATTGAGAAATACAAGGAAGCCAACCTGAAATTTATTGTTCAGGGCGGGGAAAAACACGAAACAACCGGGCACTCTTTCAGCGCCGAAAACAATTATGAAACGGCATTGGGACGGGAGTCAACGCGGGTTGTATCATGCAATACAACATCTATTGTACGCACGCTTACCGCCCTGAAAAATGCGGGGCTGTTGAAAAAAGCAAGGGGGACACTGCTCCGCCGGGCAACCGATCCATGGGAAAGCCACCTGAACGGGATAATGAACACGCTGGTGCCCGAAAAGGAAATCCCCAGCCATCAGGGGCCCGATGCACAGACGGTCGATCCCGATCTGGATGTAATAACCGCGGCCGTTAAAGTCCCGGAAACCCTAAGCCATTTGCATTACTGGAATGTACAACTCACCAGGGAAGCAAGTAAAGAGGAAGTGCTGGATGCTTTTCGCACATCCACCCGTGTTGCCTTTATCAACTACGGTGACGGGCTTTCGGCCAACAATGCCATCAAAGAGCTGATGATGGCGTTGAACAGGCCTTATGGTGATATGTACGAAGTGGCCCTGTGGGAGGACATGTTGAAAGTGCAAGGCGATGAATTGTTTTATGCTTACGTGGTGGACAACCAGGCCATTGTAATTCCTGAAACCATTGATGCCATCAGGGCAATGACCGAAATAGAAAAAGATTTCGAAAATTCTATTAGGAAGACCAATAAAAGCCTGGGGATACGGCAGGATTTTTAA